One window from the genome of Diospyros lotus cultivar Yz01 chromosome 11, ASM1463336v1, whole genome shotgun sequence encodes:
- the LOC127812731 gene encoding disease resistance protein RUN1-like: MTTTTRAKEPPSSCSSPSASRCSGSYHVFLSFRGEDTRWTFADHLYAALTNAGFRTFRDDDEIQRGESIEVELRGAIEESRVSIVVFSRNYASSTWCLDELAMILGRRRRGDSGHVVLPVFYGVDPSDVRKQKGVYAEAFARHEERFNKFEVGEGEAAKEWLVGEIEGVEGSAGGSCCYSRNAFTRWRWRESKFIQKIVKVVEDKIRRPRVLNVAPYPIGLGSRAKSINLWLQDGGADAGIIAICGMGGIGKTTIAKFVYNSNSSKFEGSSFIANIREISGQQNGLIRLQSQLLSDILRRKGEEIRNVDEGIVKIKEAIGFKRVLIVLDDVDKREQLDVVLGMKDWLSPGSKLIITTRHEQLLRAHECWKVHKVEELDHDESLQLFSLYAFGQSHPIDGYLVDSKRAVDYCRGLPLAVKILGSSLSGKSLDVWNSQLQKLKAIPDNEILEKLKLSYDSLQDDHDKDLFLDIACFFVGGDKDTTITILEGCDYYALVGIQNLIDRNMLTIDGANKLLMHQLIQEMGREIVRQESPKELRKRSRLWNHKDSFSVLNEKTGTTKIRGLVLDMHFLKEYESEWNSFGPNSCSKKRKRFPFGSPMGITTKNSNVALEGDAFSGMSNLQLLQISHVQVFGNYENFPKGLRWLHWSHFPLQRMPNDFPLDMLVALETPYSCLQKVLNGTKCLLLLKILNLSHSHYLFKTPNFSRLPNLERLILENCIRLVKVDESIGCLERLVFLNLSDCQSLRELPQTFYRLKSLATLDISGCLMLENVSAELGNMNSLAVLLADRTAINRLFSINGEVKAWHLSALPCPLNLRSQPEFSWVSFPKSLVHLSLANCNLSDDSFPREFSSLSSLQILDLSRNPICSLPNCIRDLFGLKKLWLKSCPWLLTLHGLQQSLEELQTEDSELLEKISFASVDLTIKTLGYYSCSSLVEIFGLFKLEPLECVDAELINNLGLCDFEGMEKSLMKFLSINASHKTRMSPPLGLHESYTFCTYVLGSKMPNRFSLKNVGSSISFTMPSGANFRTQGLSICSVYALPNPGTSNASSDYDGTGGWHLHTIISNATKHLKWSYCPEVHGIPRAGEDLMWLSYWKFEDQLEGGDEVNISVTSDHYQVNEVGIHLVYKEAEEKKSTQSLSLEVSQQIHPYGNVVPGFCNGDCEHCEDFPVPADPASTRVVVLGTHPADCRGCPDGYLEYHYGWCKDRFRPISLYS; encoded by the exons ATGACTACCACTACAAGAGCCAAAGAGCCCCCCTCCTCCTGCTCCTCCCCTTCCGCTTCTCGATGTAGCGGCAGCTATCACGTGTTCTTGAGCTTCAGAGGCGAGGACACTCGCTGGACCTTCGCCGACCACCTCTACGCGGCTCTTACGAACGCCGGATTTCGCACCTTCAGGGACGACGATGAAATTCAAAGAGGAGAAAGCATCGAGGTTGAGCTGCGGGGGGCAATCGAAGAGTCGAGGGTTTCAATTGTTGTCTTCTCCAGAAACTACGCGTCTTCGACCTGGTGCCTCGATGAGCTTGCGATGATCCTCGGAAGACGACGGAGGGGGGACTCTGGCCACGTGGTTCTGCCGGTGTTCTACGGCGTGGATCCGTCGGATGTCAGGAAACAAAAGGGAGTTTATGCGGAGGCATTCGCGAGGCATGAAGAGCGATTCAATAAGTTCGAGGTGGGAGAGGGTGAAGCAGCAAAGGAGTGGTTGGTTGGAGAAATTGAAGGGGTGGAGGGAAGCGCTGGAGGAAGTTGCTGTTATAGCAGGAATGCGTTTACCAGATGGAGGTG GCGCGAGTCAAAGTTTATCCAAAAAATTGTCAAGGTGGTTGAAGACAAGATAAGGCGGCCAAGAGTCTTGAATGTTGCACCTTACCCCATTGGATTAGGTTCCCGTGCCAAAAGCATTAATTTGTGGTTACAAGATGGAGGGGCTGATGCCGGAATTATTGCCATTTGTGGGATGGGTGGAATTGGCAAAACAACCATTGCCAAATTTGTGTACAACTCAAACTCCTCAAAATTTGAAGGTAGCAGCTTCATAGCAAATATAAGAGAAATTTCTGGACAACAAAACGGTTTAATTCGTTTACAAAGCCAACTTCTTTCAGATATTTTGAGAAGAAAAGGGGAAGAAATACGCAATGTTGATGAAGGGATTGTTAAGATCAAAGAAGCTATTGGTTTTAAAAGAGTTCTTATAGTTCTTGATGATGTGGATAAACGGGAACAATTAGATGTAGTCCTTGGAATGAAGGATTGGCTTTCACCAGGTAGTAAATTGATCATAACTACTAGACATGAGCAATTACTAAGGGCTCATGAGTGTTGGAAAGTACACAAGGTAGAGGAGTTGGATCACGACGAATCCCTACAACTTTTCAGTTTGTATGCCTTTGGACAAAGCCATCCTATTGATGGTTATTTGGTAGACTCAAAAAGGGCAGTAGATTATTGCAGAGGGCTTCCATTAGCTGTTAAAATTTTGGGTTCTTCCCTATCTGGCAAAAGTTTAGATGTGTGGAATAGTCAACTACAAAAATTGAAGGCAATTCCTGACAATGAAATCCTTGAAAAACTCAAACTAAGTTATGACTCTTTACAAGATGACCATGACAAAGATTTATTCCTGGATATTGCTTGCTTCTTTGTTGGAGGGGACAAAGACACCACAATTACAATCCTAGAGGGATGTGATTATTACGCATTGGTTGGGATTCAAAATCTTATTGACAGAAATATGTTAACCATTGATGGAGCTAACAAGCTGCTGATGCATCAATTGATTCAGGAAATGGGAAGGGAAATTGTCCGGCAAGAATCACCCAAAGAGTTAAGAAAACGGAGCAGGCTCTGGAATCACAAGGATTCCTTTAGCGTCTTGAATGAAAAAACT GGCACAACAAAAATCAGAGGCCTCGTTCTTGACATGCATTTCTTGAAGGAATATGAGTCTGAATGGAACAGCTTTGGGCCCAACAGCTGCTCTAAAAAGCGGAAGAGGTTTCCCTTTGGTTCCCCTATGGGCATtactacaaaaaattcaaatgtagCTTTGGAAGGTGATGCATTTTCAGGGATGTCCAATCTACAACTTCTACAGATTAGTCATGTACAAGTATTTGGAAACTATGAAAATTTCCCCAAAGGATTGAGGTGGTTGCATTGGTCTCATTTCCCTTTACAAAGGATGCCCAACGATTTTCCTTTGGACATGCTGGTTGCTCTTGAAACGCCTTATAGTTGCTTGCAAAAGGTTTTGAATGGAACCAAG TGCCTCTTATTACTGAAAATCCTTAATCTAAGTCATTCCCATTATCTTTTCAAGACTCCTAATTTCTCAAGGTTGCCGAATCTCGAGAGACTTATACTTGAAAATTGTATTAGGTTGGTTAAGGTTGATGAATCAATTGGATGCCTAGAAAGACTTGTTTTCTTAAACTTGAGTGATTGTCAAAGCTTGAGGGAGCTTCCACAAAccttttataggctaaaatCTTTGGCAACACTCGACATTAGCGGTTGCTTAATGCTTGAAAATGTTTCAGCTGAGCTGGGTAATATGAATTCTTTGGCAGTGCTTCTAGCAGATCGAACTGCAATAAATCGATTATTCTCTATCAACGGGGAGGTGAAAGCATGGCATTTATCTGCATTGCCTTGTCCACTAAATCTAAGAAGTCAGCCAGAATTTTCATGGGTTTCTTTTCCAAAGTCTTTGGTACATTTAAGTCTTGCAAATTGCAATCTGTCTGATGACAGTTTCCCTAGGGAATTTAGCAGCCTATCCTCATTGCAGATATTGGATTTGAGCAGGAATCCAATTTGTAGCCTCCCAAATTGCATTAGGGATCTTTTTGGGCTCAAGAAGCTATGGTTAAAATCATGTCCATGGCTTTTGACACTTCACGGGCTGCAGCAAAGTTTAGAAGAATTGCAGACTGAAGACAGTGAATTGTTGGAAAAAATAAGCTTTGCCTCAGTAGATTTAACCATAAAAACCTTGGGTTATTATTCTTGCAGCAGTCTAGTTGAGATTTTCGGCTTATTCAAATTAGAACCCTTGGAATGTGTTGATGCGGAGCTAATTAACAATTTGGGCTTATGTGACTTTGAAGGCATGGAAAAATCACTTATGAAGTTTTTATCAATCAATGCATCACATAAAACGCGGATGTCTCCTCCCCTa GGATTACATGAGTCTTATACATTTTGCACTTATGTGCTTGGAAGCAAGATGCCTAACAGATTCAGTCTTAAGAATGTAGGATCCTCAATATCTTTTACCATGCCTTCTGGTGCTAATTTCAGAACTCAAGGTTTGTCTATATGTTCTGTTTATGCACTTCCCAACCCTGGGACTTCCAATGCTTCATCTGATTATGATGGGACGGGAGGCTGGCACTTACACACAATTATCAGTAATGCAACCAAGCATTTGAAATGGAGCTATTGCCCAGAAGTTCATGGCATTCCAAGAGCTGGTGAGGACTTGATGTGGTTAAGTTATTGGAAGTTTGAGGATCAGTTGGAAGGTGGCGATGAAGTAAATATTTCAGTTACAAGTGATCATTATCAAGTGAATGAGGTTGGGATTCACCTTGTGTACAAGGAggcagaagaaaagaagagcacTCAATCTCTTAGTTTAGAAGTTTCCCAACAAATTCATCCCTATGGAAATGTCGTTCCTGGTTTTTGTAATGGGGATTGTGAGCACTGCGAGGATTTTCCAGTGCCTGCAGATCCAGCAAGCACTAGAGTCGTTGTTCTTGGCACCCATCCTGCTGATTGCAGAGGTTGTCCTGACGGTTATTTGGAATATCACTATGGGTGGTGTAAAGATCGGTTCCGccccatttctctctattcttAG